One Etheostoma cragini isolate CJK2018 chromosome 19, CSU_Ecrag_1.0, whole genome shotgun sequence DNA segment encodes these proteins:
- the kiaa0232 gene encoding uncharacterized protein KIAA0232 homolog produces MRPVSTDSDGPAPPENLSCPFPLVGPLPASEMSLLQSLGPVQSWLCQELEKCGIDAMIYTRYVLSLLLHDSYNYDLQDQENDIFLGWEKGTGKKWGKSKKKGGTDLSLEEMKKQAAVQCLRSASDENSGIESLVEELCSKLKDIQNKQKEEKQIQKKSDGSQSPERAESPSSKDQVEMYYEAFPPLSEKPVCLQEIMTVWNKAKACAYSSSSSAAPQTSTDTSSPKDCNSEGEAAKEQNPEACSTITTVTNERGQQRRSKREKENRYHGGAAAEEKSTVHSKRQTRHRPEGKYRPRSWSSGSSEAGSSSSGNQGDFKSFRSKAVRIRHKSREAAKNKRTRNSGQVKLQVKLIDREERRNTGGSSSSATGGAAKQPQLCKKGKRPLKEIRKDPGWKEGKESGVEARNKKEYMEEPLWYTEPITEYFVPFSRQSKLETKYRNKEDSPDGFTLSADIERLPERIQGICIANESYHRAYLAAGSFVDGHFVEGPGEAEDETVELTGTLSCPQPEDSRDLDDEHLSEFTHFYEVDIYQSILDTSASDSVQESRILSMIRQKSKEQRDVEAECCLVLDGLEQQGKSAIRADSQDVSGSIGFLMEDLENMAQVWGCYSPSTSEDIDGESFVGDSPIRLSPLFDSVSFTLSKLSGNLEEPPVPEATSEPSGLNSSCFSLFELQYDSPTFPFPRDSLTVGHENNTDSSSCLDPHPHKQSRLLIWTKNSAFDETEQCSNLSTRTCSPWSHSEETRSDNEQGNVPTEDAAQIGNEEIVCIIPPLSGTYLEDEILDFLQEDPGRKCEDVSISTASNQTFTKKSKLESICGIALEEDKSEQYSTGMFSDNTNQHSDDYSSGIIKDIWTAIGDDKSVKSKQGAEKPSEGLFSDESGGYCCSCLEVQAKGVPIQGPQKKAVQRSEYHLWEGKKEEQDLAKNKLSKVDGAGDYMTPSKPWDLNSDKESTSFILGGVYGELKTLSGDKNWAVVPPSDTQDSLLQCAAAAASASSSDMLTITGTDVFMNTGSCFAPGHRPLWRPLVSFGQSDQAIKGGGDGLNKGFSFIFHEDLLGSYGGLHGEEQGLDYPFASFNLNNPFSQVLHVECSFEPEDMASFSPGFKPKSILCSDSENDAFHPRIYGINRTQYRAIRISPRTHFRPISASELSPGGVSDSEAETDKEEMNFPVLAPVDVFDDPQADLKPLEEDAECEGPYYGKSELESGKFLPRLKKSGMEKSAQTSLDSQEGSSTLLPITEQEICLDCKTAAAAPTAGGQTDVSVGKIQKKESSGEKQSCLSAPAGQIHKYGVAYEFVGDVPEFPLLNISGQGGTGNQQDECWWQSTLCSPLFPGSQCTGSSNI; encoded by the exons ATGCGTCCAGTGAGCACCGATTCAGACGGTCCTGCTCCTCCTGAAAACCTCTCTTGCCCCTTCCCCCTCGTGGGCCCCCTGCCTGCCTCAGAGATGTCCCTGCTCCAATCGCTGGGTCCAGTACAAAGCTGGCTCTGCCAGGAGCTTGAGAAGTGCGGGATTGATGCCATGATTTACACCCGCTACGTCCTCAGCCTTCTCCTGCATGACAGTTACAACTATGACCTGCAGGACCAG GAAAATGACATCTTCTTAGGCTGGGAGAAGGGAACTGGGAAGAAATGGGGCAAGAGTAAGAAGAAAGGAGGGACCGACTTGAGTCTTGAGGAAATGAAGAAGCAAGCTGCTGTGCAATGCCTCCGCTCTGCATCTGATGAA AACTCTGGAATTGAGAGCCTGGTTGAAGAGCTTTGCTCTAAACTAAAGGacatccaaaacaaacagaaag aggaaaaacagattCAAAAGAAATCTGATGGCTCTCAGTCCCCGGAGCGAGCTGAGTCCCCCTCTTCAAAAGACCAGGTGGAAAT GTATTATGAAGCCTTTCCTCCTTTGTCAGAGAAACCTGTTTGTCTCCAAGAGATTATGACGGTGTGGAACAAAGCTAAGGCCTGCGCATATTCAAGTTCATCATCTGCAGCCCCACAGACCAGCACAGACACCTCTTCCCCAAAAGATTGCAACAGTGAAGGTGAGGCTGCGAAGGAGCAAAACCCCGAAGCATGTTCTACCATCACTACTGTGACCAACGAGAGAGGCCAGCAACGACGAAgcaagagggagaaagaaaatcGATACCATGGCGGTGCAGCAGCAGAGGAGAAATCTACCGTCCACtcaaaaagacagacaagacACAGACCTGAGGGCAAATACAGACCCAGATCCTGGTCTTCTGGCTCTAGTGAGGCGGGCTCCAGCTCAAGTGGGAACCAGGGTGACTTTAAGTCATTCAGAAGCAAGGCAGTTAGAATAAGGCACAAATCCAGGGAGGCTGCAAAGAATAAGAGAACACGCAACAGCGGGCAGGTGAAGCTACAGGTGAAGTTAATCGACAGAGAGGAGCGTAGAAACACAGGAGGGAGCAGTAGCAGTGCCACTGGAGGCGCTGCCAAACAACCACAGCTTTGCAAAAAGGGGAAGAGACCTCTGAAGGAGATTCGTAAAGATCCAGGCTGGAAGGAGGGGAAAGAGTCCGGAGTTGAGGCCAGaaacaaaaaggaatacatGGAGGAGCCCCTTTGGTACACTGAGCCCATCACAGAGTATTTTGTACCTTTCAGCAGACAAAGCAAGCTGGAAACAAAATACCGAAACAAGGAAGACTCTCCTGATGGCTTTACTTTGTCAGCCGACATTGAGAGGCTGCCAGAGAGAATCCAGGGAATCTGCATTGCCAACGAGAGCTACCACAGAGCTTACCTAGCAGCAGGCTCCTTTGTAGATGGGCACTTTGTGGAAGGGCCTGGCGAAGCAGAAGATGAAACTGTTGAACTCACTGGGACCTTAAGCTGCCCTCAGCCAGAGGATAGTAGAGATTTAGATGACGAGCATCTGTCTGAATTTACTCACTTCTATGAAGTTGACATTTATCAATCCATATTGGATACTAGTGCCTCAGACTCTGTACAAGAAAGTCGGATCTTAAGCATGATTCGACAAAAAAGCAAAGAGCAAAGAGACGTTGAGGCAGAATGTTGTTTAGTGTTAGATGGCCTTGAGCAGCAAGGGAAAAGTGCAATACGGGCAGACTCACAGGACGTTTCGGGATCTATTGGATTCTTAATGGAGGATCTTGAAAACATGGCTCAAGTGTGGGGATGTTATTCGCCATCTACTTCAGAAGATATAGACGGAGAAAGCTTCGTAGGAGACTCTCCCATTCGACTCTCCCCCCTTTTCGATAGTGTTTCGTTTACTCTGAGCAAACTATCTGGAAATCTGGAGGAGCCACCTGTCCCTGAAGCCACCAGTGAACCGTCTGGTTTGAACTCAtcctgcttttctctttttgagtTGCAGTATGACAGCCCCACTTTTCCTTTTCCCCGCGACTCACTCACCGTTGGtcatgaaaacaacacagattcTAGTAGCTGTCTTGACCCCCATCCTCATAAACAGTCTCGTTTGCTAATATGGACCAAAAATAGTGCCTTTGACGAAACTGAACAATGTTCTAACCTTTCAACGCGAACTTGCAGTCCGTGGTCCCATTCAGAGGAGACTCGTTCAGACAACGAGCAAGGTAATGTTCCAACAGAGGATGCTGCTCAAATTGGCAACGAAGAGATTGTTTGTATaatccctcctctctctggtACATATCTGGAGGATGAAATCTTGGATTTTTTGCAAGAAGACCCAGGCCGTAAGTGTGAGGATGTCAGTATTAGTACAGCATCCAATCAGACCTTCaccaaaaaatctaaattggaGTCCATTTGTGGTATAGCATTGGAAGAGGATAAGAGTGAACAGTACAGCACTGGCATGTTTTCGGAcaacacaaaccaacacagTGATGACTACAGCTCAGGGATAATAAAGGATATTTGGACTGCAATAGGAGATGACAAATCTGTAAAGTCAAAGCAAGGAGCAGAAAAACCAAGCGAGGGGCTATTCTCTGATGAGTCAGGTGGTTACTGCTGCAGCTGTCTGGAAGTGCAGGCAAAGGGAGTTCCAATTCAGGGGCCCCAGAAAAAAGCAGTGCAGCGCTCAGAGTATCACCTTTGGGAAGGCaagaaagaagaacaggacTTAGCCAAAAACAAACTCTCCAAGGTAGATGGTGCCGGGGATTACATGACTCCGTCCAAGCCCTGGGACTTGAACTCTGACAAGGAGAGTACATCATTCATCCTAGGAGGGGTGTATGGAGAGTTGAAGACACTAAGTGGTGATAAGAATTGGGCTGTTGTGCCGCCAAGTGACACCCAAGATAGCCTGCTACAGTGTGCCGCTGCAGCTGCATCTGCTTCCAGCTCAGATATGCTTACCATCACTGGCACAGATGTGTTCATGAACACTGGCAGCTGCTTTGCCCCTGGGCACAGGCCCCTGTGGAGGCCTCTTGTGTCCTTTGGGCAGAGTGACCAGGCCATTAAAGGAGGCGGAGATGGATTGAATAAGGGATTTTCTTTCATCTTCCATGAAGATTTGCTTGGATCTTATGGAGGCTTGCATGGTGAGGAGCAAGGTTTAGATTACCCGTTTGCATCCTTCAACCTGAACAATCCCTTCTCTCAAGTCCTCCATGTGGAGTGTTCTTTTGAGCCTGAGGACATGGCATCATTCAGTCCAGGGTTCAAGCCCAAATCTATTCTTTGCTCGGACTCTGAGAATGACGCCTTCCACCCACGAATTTATGGCATCAACCGGACGCAGTACAGGGCAATTCGCATTTCCCCCAGGACTCATTTTCGACCAATATCGGCCTCAGAGTTATCTCCTGGAGGAGTGAGTGATTCTGAGGCTGAAACTGACAAAGAGGAGATGAATTTTCCCGTCCTGGCGCCGGTGGACGTCTTTGATGATCCTCAGGCAGACCTCAAACCTCTGGAGGAGGATGCAGAATGTGAGGGCCCTTATTACGGGAAGTCAGAACTGGAATCTGGTAAATTCTTACCCAGATTAAAGAAGTCTGGCATGGAGAAGAGTGCCCAGACCTCTCTGGATTCACAGGAGGGTTCCAGTACCCTCCTGCCAATTACTGAGCAAGAGATATGCTTAGACTGCAAAACGGCAGCAGCTGCACCCACTGCAGGTGGACAAACCGACGTCTCAGTCGGCAAGATTCAAAAGAAGGAATCTTCTGGAGAAAAGCAGTCCTGCTTATCTGCACCAGCAGGTCAGATCCACAAGTATGGGGTTGCTTATGAGTTTGTTGGAGATGTGCCAGAG TTCCCTCTGTTAAATATAAGTGGACAGGGAGGAACTGGCAACCAGCAAGACGAGTGCTGGTGGCAGAGCACTCTCTGTTCCCCCCTTTTCCCTGGATCTCAGTGTACAG GGAGCAGCAACATTTGA